The DNA window ACGCACCGCGGCGTAGACGAACAGCGAGGAGGCCCCGACGAGCGCCAGACCGCCCGCGATCCGGGCGGGCGAGAACGGGACTGCGGAGCCGGAGATCGCCCCGATCGCGACGTCGATCGCGACCACACACGCCGCGCCACAGAGGAGGTACAGACCCGCGACGGCGCGCGGTGACCGGTCGAAGAGCGGATCCGGATCTGATTTCATTTATATATCACTTAACCCCAGCGTAGATCGTCCGTAACTAACGGGTCGATCCGACGTGTATTAAGTGTTCACCGTGGCGGAACGAGGCGGCAAACCGAGGGACCGAACGCCCGCCCATCACGTCACGGTATCGAGTCGCGGATCGCTATCGAGACCGGTTACCACTCCGCACAGTCGGCACAGACGAAGCCGTCGTCGTCGCGCCAGCGCCGTTCGACCGTCGCGCCGCAGCGGTCGCAGTCGGCCCCGTCCGCCGACCACGTCGACGTCGACTCGGCCGGCTCGATCTCTGCGGGATCGTGCCCGTTCGAGCCGTCCTCGCCGGGGCCATCCTCGACTTCCGGGTCGTCCCCGCCGGACCCATCCTCGACTTCCGGATCGTCCTCGCCGCTTCCGGCGGGCGCGAACTCGTCGAGCGAGCGGTCCTCGGGCATTCACGCCTCCCGCCGCAGCCTGGCGACGACGAACTCGCGTTCCAGTTCGCCGAGGAACTCGCCGAGACGGGGGCCCTGCGGCTGGTCGAAGAAGAGCCGGTAGCCCGCCTCGAAGAAGTCGGCGACCTCGACGCCGTGGTCGCGGGCGGTCTCGTACATCTCGGCCTGGATCGCCTCCCCGTCGTGGCCCGCGGCGACGAAGTCGGCGAGGTCGTCGAGCGCCGCGGCCACGTCGTCGTCGAACTCGACGGCCGGGAGATCGGTCTGGAGCCGGTAGTTGTACTCGTTGTCGGTGCGCTCGGCCCACGTCCGCGCGCGCTCGACGCGGGCGAGCGCCTCCCGGACCGCCCACTCCGGGGTGTCGCCGTCGACGTG is part of the Halorubrum aethiopicum genome and encodes:
- a CDS encoding DUF7573 domain-containing protein, giving the protein MPEDRSLDEFAPAGSGEDDPEVEDGSGGDDPEVEDGPGEDGSNGHDPAEIEPAESTSTWSADGADCDRCGATVERRWRDDDGFVCADCAEW